One Drechmeria coniospora strain ARSEF 6962 chromosome 01, whole genome shotgun sequence genomic region harbors:
- a CDS encoding G-protein coupled receptor — protein sequence MWPFSSADCDAADGCAAPNPNAMTASTMLSLAPFVACFVVVNLVVVRHLYPKLNAAHDASLDGEGHVLPSHAPAELRLAHDDHGNRSWRRRGVAWTFGATVALAATLALLILTEIIEIVDAKARNLALAVAVPALLVLLVAVVPWLECRALVVGAGWSFRTKSRGRVPTFAWALQLLLFAAWLFAFWFVGKAVPSSAAPTDLRGPNLSETLTRACLERVGVVGIALMAMLAGFASVSSPWHTLTDAAIQRRRPVSDFDVNRKQVGLDSTNEMLSAKRYKLQFLEKRASEPSQQSDGLMGKVLGSLRGMSGVEAEMRALRLEVAGLETMEANLSANLSLMRTRRAAAERASTPVGRLLLMPSYAFSLYCLYRIVATALTTLRRASSPSASFSSTDPVSRFLGLLARHWDPKLDQLAWARTISFALSGVILVASGNSAIQTFHLFAKWTPGLLRHARANLALAVGQLAATYTISSSLLLRSQLPAAAGGAAVGGVLRGALSPNFVDGWFEGWFLAGSALTALGIWVGRKLEGDDWDEYGAEAMGAKRM from the coding sequence ATGTGGCCtttctcctcggccgactgcgatgccgccgacggctgcgcGGCGCCGAACCCCAACGCcatgacggcctcgacgatgctcTCCCTCGCGCCCTTTGTCGcctgcttcgtcgtcgtcaacctcgtcgtcgtccgccaCCTCTACCCGAAGCTCAacgccgcccacgacgcctccttggacggcgagggccacgTCCTGCCCTCGCACGCGCCCGCCGAGCTGCGCCTGGCCCACGACGACCACGGCAACCGGagctggcgacggcgcggcgTCGCCTGGACCTTtggcgccaccgtcgccctcgccgccacccTGGCGCTCCTCATCCTCACCGAGATCATCGAGATCGTCGATGCAAAGGCGAGgaacctcgccctcgccgtcgccgtgcccgccctcctcgtcctcctcgtcgccgtcgtgccctGGCTCGAGTGCCgggccctcgtcgtcggcgccggctggAGCTTCCGGACCAAGTCGAGGGGCCGGGTGCCGACCTTTGCTTGGGCCCTCCAGCTCCTGCTCTTCGCCGCCTGGCTGTTCGCCTTCTGGTTCGTCGGCAAGGCCGtcccctcctccgccgcccccACGGACCTCCGGGGGCCGAACCTGTCGGAAACGCTGACGAGGGCCTGCCTCGAGagggtcggcgtcgtcggcatcgccctcatggccatgctcgccggcttcgcctccgtctcctcgccgtgGCACACGCTGACCGATGCCGCCATCCAGAGGCGCAGGCCCGTCAGCGACTTCGACGTCAACAGGAAGCAGGTCGGGCTCGACTCCACCAACGAGATGCTGTCGGCCAAGCGCTACAAGCTGCAGTTCCTCGAGAAGCGGGCGTCCGAGCCGTCGCAGCAGTCCGACGGCCTCATGGGCAAGGTCCTGGGCTCCCTCCGGGGCATgtcgggcgtcgaggccgagatgagGGCCCTCCGTCTCGaggtcgccggcctcgagacCATGGAGGCCAACCTGTCGGCCAACCTGTCGCTGATGCGCACCcgacgcgccgccgccgagcgtgCCTCGAcccccgtcggccgtctcctcctcatGCCGTCGTACGCCTTCAGCCTCTACTGCCTGTaccgcatcgtcgccaccgccctCACGACCCTCCGccgcgcctcctcgccgtcggccagcttCTCGAGCACCGATCCCGTCAGCCGtttcctcggcctcctcgcccgccacTGGGACCCCAAGCTGGACCAGCTCGCTTGGGCCCGCACCATCAGCTTCGCCCTCAGcggcgtcatcctcgtcgcgaGCGGAAACAGCGCCATCCAGACCTTTCACCTCTTCGCCAAGTGGACCCCCGGCCTGCTGCGGCACGCCCGCGCGAatctcgctctcgccgtcggccagctgGCCGCCACCTACACcatctcctcgagcttgctGCTGAGGAGTCagctgcccgccgccgccggcggtgccgccgtcggcggcgtcctcaGGGGTGCCCTGAGCCCGAACTTTGTCGACGGCTGGTTCGAGGGCTGGTTCCTCGCCGGGAGCGCCCTGACGGCACTGGGCATCTGGGTTGGCCGCAAGCTCGAGGGGGACGACTGGGACGAGTACGGCGCTGAGGCCATGGGTGCCAAGCGGATGTGA
- a CDS encoding Serine hydroxymethyltransferase, whose protein sequence is MSSNYALPVSHKEMLEKSLLESDPEVASIMKDEVQRQRESIVLIASENITSRAVFDALGSPMSNKYSEGYPGARYYGGNQHIDQIELLCQKRALEAFHLDAEKWGVNVQCLSGSPANLQVYQAIMPPHGRLMGLDLPHGGHLSHGYQTPQRKISAVSTYFETLPYRVDLETGIIDYDQLEKNAVLYRPKILVAGTSAYCRLIDYERMRKIADLVGAYLVVDMAHISGLIAAEVIPTPFKYADVVTTTTHKSLRGPRGAMIFFRKGVRSVDGKSGKETMYDLEGPINFSVFPGHQGGPHNHTITALAVALKQAQTADFKAYQEKVVSNAKALEKRFKELGHKLVADGTDSHMLLLDLRQHSLDGARVEAVLEQINIACNKNSIPGDKSALTPCGIRIGTPAMSSRGFDEKAFERVATYIDESIKICKEVQASLPKEANKLKDFKAKVASGQVPRITELRKEISAWTSAFPLPVEGWRMDAGI, encoded by the exons ATGTCGTCCAACTACGCTCTACCAGTTTCTCACAAGGAG ATGCTCGAGAAGTCCCTCCTCGAGTCTGACCCCGAGGTCGCCTCCATTATG AAAGATGAGGTTCAGCGCCAGCGCGAGTCCATCGTTCTCATCGCCTCGGAGAACATCACCTCCCGGGCCGTCTTCGACGCCCTTGGCTCTCCCATGTCCAACAAGTACTCCGAGGGTTACCCCGGCGCCCGCTACTACGGTGGCAACCAGCACATCGACCAGATAGAGCTTCTTTGCCAGAAGCGTGCGCTCGAGGCCTttcacctcgacgccgagaagTGGGGCGTCAACGTCCAATGTCTCTCCGGCAGCCCTGCCAACCTGCAGGTGTACCAAGCCATCATGCCTCCTCACGGCCGCCTCATGGGCCTTGACCTTCCCCATGGCGGTCACTTGAGCCACGGTTACCAGACGCCCCAGCGAAA AATCTCGGCCGTGTCCACCTACTTTGAGACGTTGCCTTATCGTGTCGACCTCGAGACCGGCATCATCGACTACGACCAGCTCGAGAAGAATGCCGTCCTGTACCGGCCAAagatcctcgtcgccggcactTCGGCCTACTGCCGTCTCATCGACTACGAGCGCATGCGCAAGattgccgacctcgtcggtgcttacctcgtcgtcgacatggcgcACATTTCCggcctcatcgccgccgaagTGATCCCCACGCCCTTCAAgtacgccgacgtcgtgacgacgacgacgcacaaGTCTCTCCGCGGACCTCGCGGCGCCATGATCTTCTTCCGCAAGGGAGTTCGCTCGGTGGATGGCAAGTCGGGCAAGGAGACCATGTACGACCTCGAGGGCCCCATCAACTTCTCCGTCTTCCCCGGCCACCAGGGTGGTCCCCACAACCACACCATCAcggcgctcgccgtcgccctcaaGCAGGCGCAGACGGCCGACTTCAAGGCGTACCAGGAAAAGGTCGTCTCCAACGCCAAGGCTCTGGAGAAGAGGTTCAAGGAGCTGGGCCacaagctcgtcgccgacggcacggacAGCCACATGCTCCTTCTCGACCTCCGCCAGCACAGCCTGGACGGCGCCCGCGTCGAGGCGGTCCTGGAGCAGATCAACATCGCCTGCAACAAGAACTCGATCCCCGGCGACAAGAGCGCGCTGACGCCGTGCGGCATCCGCATCGGCACGCCCGCCATGTCCAGCCGTGGCTTTGACGAGAAGGCCTTTGAGCGCGTGGCCACCTACATCGACGAGAGCATCAAGATCTGCAAGGAGGTGCAAGCCTCGCTGCCCAAGGAGGCCAACAAGCTCAAGGACTtcaaggccaaggtggccaGCGGGCAGGTTCCGCGAATCACGGAGCTCAGGAAGGAGATTTCTGCCTGGACCAGCGCCTTTCCCCTCCCCGTCGAGGGCTGGCGCATGGATGCCGGCATctag
- a CDS encoding Eukaryotic translation initiation factor 3 subunit L, with the protein MARNPTHLMRYGYIRTTSPKRHENSPCHRAPHRKRKIAVHRPLAIDRHRPRRSELGDEEVDVCTMATYQNGMAPARAIDDDSDVEEEALVAEYKEHVQYEDGDELSQTTSLQQTDDIQSRLVQAAQPLDFSAPLEVKFQSYDSYCSLFHFILNSEGPVDIEPPSYYWAWDVIDEFIYQFNSFCSYRSRIARQANNEEEIQILRENPNTWGCYSVLNVLYSLIQRSQITEQLAAMKRNEDPLALAGEYGSKNLYKMLGYFSIIGLLRVHCLLGDFALALKTLDDIELNKKAMFARVMAAHFTTYYYVGFSYMMMHRYADAIRMFSHILVYVSRTKNFQKNAQYDSITKKNEQMYALIAICVAFQPTRLDDTIHSALREKYGDQLLKLQRGGPESLPIFEELFRTACPKFISPVPPDFDNPEANIDPIEHHLSVFMDEVKTNMWSPTIKSYLRLYTTMDLTKLAGFLEVKPEELQSWLLVTKQRTKQLRYQDQGLLDGEVVNVSDLDYALQGDLIHISEAKPFGSEAASTRPPSKEVAIAVPRSAARAGGGPTGCLLYGRRQASMEPASRSWGQFSLERKKHEGWAQTRLQKGVDSDPAVGFALIRRKRLDEARQFGGQDSIKQRMRAQGNVRARDDGRKGAIRRPEFGVVVHLVQCDA; encoded by the exons ATGGCGCGTAACCCAACCCATCTCATGCGCTATGGCTATATCCGCACCACAAGCCCTAAGCGACACGAAAATTCGCCGTGCCATCGTGCCCCTCACCGCAAACGAAAAATTGCAGTCCATCGCccgctcgccatcgaccgccatcgacctcgacgctcCGAACTCGGTGACGAAGAAGTCGACGTTTGCACCATGGCGACATACCAGAACGGCATGGCTCCGGCCcgcgccatcgacgacgacagcgacgtcgaggaggaggccctGGTGGCCGAGTACAAGGAGCACGTCCagtacgaggacggcgacgagctgaGCCAGACGACGTCGCTGCAGCAGACCGACGACATCCAATCCCGCCTCGTGCAGGCCGCGCAACCGCTCGACTTTTCCGCACCTCTCGAGGTCAAGTTCCAGAGCTACGACTCGTACTGCAGCCTGTTCCACTTTATTCTCAACTCGGAGGGTCCCGTGGATATCGAGCCACCCTCG tactactgggCCTGGGACGTCATCGACGAGTTCATCTACCAGTTCAACTCCTTTTGCTCGTACCGATCGCGCATCGCCCGCCAGGCCAAcaacgaggaggagatcCAGATCCTGCGCGAGAACCCCAACACCTGGGGCTGCTACAGCGTCCTCAACGTCCTCTACTCCCTCATCCAGCGGTCGCAGATCACGGAGCAGCTGGCGGCCATGAAGCGCAACGAGGATCCCCTGGCTCTCGCGGGAGAGTACGGATCCAAGAACCTGTATAAGATGCTGGGTTACTTTTCCATCATCGGCCTGCTGCGGGTACACTGCCTGCTCGGCGacttcgccctcgccctcaagacgctcgacgacatcgagcTCAACAAGAAGGCCATGTTCGCccgcgtcatggccgcccaCTTCACGACGTACTACTACGTCGGCTTCTCGTACATGATGATGCACCGGTACGCCGATGCCATCCGCATGTTCAGCCACATCCTCGTCTACGTCTCGAGGACCAAGAACTTCCAGAAGAACGCGCAGTACGACTCGATCACGAAGAAGAACGAGCAGATGTACGCCCTCATCGCCATCTGCGTCGCCTtccagccgacgaggctcgaCGACACCATCCACAGCGCCCTGCGCGAGAAGTACGGCGACCAGCTGCTCAAGCTGCAGCGAGGCGGTCCCGAGTCGCTGCCCATCTTCGAGGAGCTCTTCCGCACCGCCTGCCCCAAGTTCATCTCGCCCGTGCCGCCGGACTTTGACAACCCCGAGGCCAACATCGACCCCATCGAGCACCACCTGTCGGTCTTCATGGACGAGGTCAAGACCAACATGTGGAGCCCGACCATCAAGTCCTACCTCCGCCTCTACACCACCATGGACCTCACCaagctcgccggcttcctcgaggTCAAGCCGGAGGAGCTGCAGTCGTGGCTGCTCGTCACGAAGCAGCGAACGAAGCAGCTGCGGTACCAGGACCagggcctgctcgacggcgaggtcgtcaaCGTCAGCGACCTCGACTACGCACTGCAAGGG GACCTGATTCACATCTccgaggccaag CCGTTTGGGAGCGAGGCAGCATCCACCCGCCCGCCGTCGAAGGaggtcgccatcgccgtgccgaggtcggcggcgagagcgggCGGCGGACCGACGGGATGTTTGTTGtacggccgacgacaggcCAGCATGGAACCGGCGTCACGGAGTTGGGGACAATTCTCGCTTGAGCGAAAGAAGCACGAAGGATGGGCCCAGACGAGGCTCCAGAAGGGGGTTGACTCAGACCCGGCAGTGGGCTTCGCACTCATCCGTCGCAAAAGACTGGACGAAGCCCGTCAGTTTGGCGGGCAAGATTCGATCAAGCAGCGAATGCGCGCCCAAGGCAACGTGAGGGCGAGGGATGATGGGCGCAAAGGGGCGATACGCCGTCCAGAATTTGGTGTTGTCGTCCACCTCGTGCAGTGCGATGCGTAG
- a CDS encoding universal stress protein, translated as MYMRAPASTDCKCRVPPPLAEFPRPPYHHTHEVPTDTCTPPALRFVRPDKACVCGTYLASQAASRPHHLVWTEPSAHLCTRESSYLTAPVHFHDLVRGADEEQQGPPIAASQPQPQQQQQQQQPPRSQQQQQLRCQSLLAEADTFVSSGKEAWRSEQRPPSTTSMASPNVTRRDSDISPMTVVPSTSAAQRAGGAGDDYFSAEAKIETPSEPPRCGVETDAGASAATSPEGEQQTTECRKASVSFPAELPRPDHSSTSEDGSTGGGRKGSMSSVSLHRHCQGFPRSASGSRMRASSPPPERWPREDQQGTSKRRAGAEAEASGESPNGASALVYGRLSPSPSPSPSSPTLPPPARMLHEYEVLQTADGTPARLSRAVAAPVTPTSDDGEPARCQPTHTLSTPPAQPLLWPCGRAAGVSVGFLAAYRLGRFMMSHAGRGGGGTDGCVVDPLSPLSPCRSGVGSSRATTCICVEAASSRDALPRSAERRLTSPRWAMNAHGHASELPLTRHMLREAPPRLPTSSRSAQHMVPRHAHLVQPTSSTRPPPRGHASCSARGPPTSQKSITSHPSPPVRLSSRPPVFAEESSPSGHVEERPPGSPPHLALGRRRATRRGGNRGTMAALTETSDDRFQHHVGFDNVPNGEATKHNTLSLTLNVKHKGYQARRRSRTFMVGIDEHSYSGYAIQWLLDELVDDGDEIVCVRVIEKEIRYNDKQYQDDANQVMDGILEKNGANRAISFILEYAVGKLHATFQKLVCGAIAVPCPLLTSLGRSVGRSVGRLVGGKAADAGLQIQMYQPAMLIVGTRGRSLGGIQGLVNSRNSFSKYCLQYSPVPVVVVRPTEKRIKKKAKRANDATRQTYLGMLSATRGRHEADNEASGAYELETKNSPDEEAHQVAKVLGLPAKFDPTIKPISPSLLPPRSRPSSPQPAASEFAERGRAAEASPSSERGEGDSDEENDDDDGEFDVVDGRKALDQQQKMDQLHKMEVGEAAALKMRVDEDETDESSEKSVETRESKVGMMLAPIEEEPADDGAEGDSEDDTAVDGANGTTEPTTTTTTTTTTKGHGESRDPSPANAERPRRRLALGGQTDGASMRGAADQPLRRSTVFGTPAQ; from the exons atgtacatgcgagCACCTGCGAGCACCGACTGCAAGTGCCGAGTGCCTCCCCCCCTCGCCGAATTCCCCCGACCTCCGTACCACCACACGCACGAGGTACCTACCGATACTTGCACGCCGCCAGCACTGCGCTTCGTGCGTCCGGATAAGGCGTGCGTCTGCGGTACGTACTTGGCCTCGCAGGCTGCCTCCCGCCCGCACCACCTGGTCTGGACG GAACCTAGTGCACATTTGTGCACTCGCGAGTCCTCGTACCTGACGGCTCCGGTTCACTTTCACGACTTGGTTCggggcgccgacgaagagCAACAAGGTCCTCCCATTGCCGCatcgcagccgcagccgcagcagcagcagcagcagcagcagccgccgaggtcgcagcaacagcagcagctccgCTG CCAGTcactcctcgccgaggccgacacgTTCGTCTCCAGTGGGAAGGAGGCCTGGCGGTCCGAGCAGAGGccaccatcgacgacaagcATGGCGTCGCCAAATGTAACCCGCAGAGACTCGGACATCTCCCCGATGACGGTcgtgccctcgacgtcggcagctcaacgggccggcggcgccggcgacgactacttctcggccgaggccaagatcGAAACGCCGTCTGAGCCGCCTCGCTGCGGCGTCGAAACCGACGCGGGAGCCTCTGCCGCGACGTCGCCGGAGGGAGAGCAGCAGACGACCGAATGTCGCAAGGCGAGCGTCTCGTTCCCGGCGGAGCTCCCCAGGCCCGACCATTCGTCCACGAGCGAGGACGGTTCCACCGGAGGGGGCAGAAAGGGATCCATGTCGTCGGTGAGCCTTCATCGCCATTGCCAAGGCTTCCCGAGGAGTGCGAGCGGATCGCGCATGAGAGCGAGCTCCCCGCCTCCCGAAAG gtggccgagggaggACCAGCAAGGGACCAGCAAGAGACGAGCGGGagcggaagcggaagcgtCAGGAGAGTCCCCGAATGGCGCGAGTGCGCTTGTTTATGGACGGCTGAGcccctctccgtcgccgtcgccctcgtccccgacgttgccgccgccggcccgcaTGCTGCATGAGTACGAGGTTCTGCAGACGGCGGACGGCACACCAGCTCGGCTATCTCGTGCCGTTGCTGCGCCCGTGACGCCCACGTCGGACGACGGGGAGCCGGCGCGGTGTCAACCAACCCACACCCTCTCAACCCCTCCCGCCCAGCCGCTGCTTTGGCCCTGTGGAAGAGCGGCGggcgtcagcgtcggctTCCTGGCTGCTTACCGCCTTGGCCGGTTCATGATGAGCCatgccggtcgaggaggaggtggcaCCGACGGATGCGTTGTCgatcccctctcccccctctccccttgCCGaagcggcgtcggcagctcGCGCGCGACGACGTGCATCTGCGTCGAGGCTGCGTCATCGCGGGATGCTCTGCCTCGCTCCGCCGAGCGCCGTCTCACCTCTCCTCGTTGGGCCATGAACGCACACGGGCACGCATCCGAGCTTCCCTTGACGAGGCACATGCTCCGTGAGGCCCCACCGAGACTGCCCACTAGCAGCCGGTCAGCCCAGCACATGGTGCCCCGCCATGCCCACTTGGTTCAA CCCACTAGCTCGActcgtccccccccccgcggCCACGCGAGCTGCAGTGCCCGGGGGCCCCCGACCTCGCAAAAGTCCATAACTTCACATCCATCCCCGCCAGTGCGCCTTTCCTCCCGTCCTCCCGTCTTCGCAGAAGAATCTTCGCCGAGCGGCCACGTTGAAGAGCGCCCCCCCGGATCGCCGCCGCATTTGGCccttggacgacgacgcgcgacacgacgaggcggcaaTCGCGGCACGATGGCAGCGCTGACGGAGACGTCGGATGATAGGTTTCAGCACCACGTCGGCTTCGACAATGTGCCGAACGGCGAGGCGACCAAGCACAACACGTTGTCGCTGACGCTCAACGTCAAGCACAAGGGCTACCAGGCCCGTCGCCGGTCGCGCACCTTCAtggtcggcatcgacgagcactCGTACTCGGGCTACGCCATCCAgtggctcctcgacgagctcgtcgacgacggcgacgagatcgTCTGCGTGCGCGTCATCGAGAAGGAGATTCGGTACAACGACAAGCAGTACCAAGACGACGCCAACCAGGTCATggacggcatcctcgagaAGAACGGCGCCAACCGAGCGATAAGCTTCATCCTCGAGtacgccgtcggcaagctGCACGCGACGTTCCAGAAGCTGGTAtgcggcgccatcgccgtccccTGCCCTCTCCTCACCTCcctcggtcggtcggtcggtcggtcggtcggtcggttggtcggcggcaaggcagCTGACGCGGGACTGCAGATTCAAATGTACCAGCCGGCCAtgctcatcgtcggcacGAGGGGTCgctccctcggcggcatccaGGGCCTCGTCAACTCTCGAAACTCGTTTTCCAAGTACTGCCTCCAGTACTCgcccgtgcccgtcgtcgtcgtgcggccgacggagaagcgcatcaagaagaaggcgaaGCGGGCCAACGACGCGACGAGGCAGACGTACCTCGGCATGCTGTCGGCGACGCGCGGCCGCCACGAGGCCGACAACGAGGCGAGCGGCGCCTACGAGCTCGAGACCAAGAACtcgcccgacgaggaggcgcaCCAGGTGGCCAAGGTGCTCGGCCTGCCGGCCAAGTTTGACCCGACGATCAAGCCGATAAGCCCGAGCCTGCTGCCGCCTCGGTCCCGGCCGAGCAGcccgcagccggcggcgtcggaattcgccgagcgcggccgcgccgccgaggcgtcgccgtcgagcgagaggggcgagggcgacagcgacgaggagaacgacgacgacgacggcgagttCGACGTGGTCGACGGGCGCAAGGCGCTGGACCAGCAGCAGAAGATGGACCAGCTGCACAAGATGGAGgtgggcgaggcggcggcgctcaagatgcgcgtcgacgaggacgagacggacgagtcCAGCGAGAAGTCGGTCGAGACTCGGGAGTCCAAGG TCGGGATGATGCTCGCGCCGATCGAGGAGGAAccggccgatgacggcgccgagggtgaTTCGGAGGACGAtacggccgtcgacggggccaacggcaccaccgagccgacgacgacgacgacgacgacgacgacgaccaagggTCACGGCGAGTCACGAgatccgtcgccggcgaacGCGGAGAGGCCCCGGCGGCGTCTTGCCTTGGGCGGCCAAACGGACGGTGCGTCGATGCGCGGTGCCGCCGACCAGCCGCTCCGGCGGAGCACGGTCTTCGGCACGCCCGCCCAATAG